In Humulus lupulus chromosome 7, drHumLupu1.1, whole genome shotgun sequence, the following are encoded in one genomic region:
- the LOC133791681 gene encoding uncharacterized protein LOC133791681 → MIIICSSEKGEGLRQGDPISPLLFVLVMEYDIQSLHLAAQNSAFRYHPMCKNLKLISLCFADDLLIFCKGSLSSVKVIKNVLGEFSSVPGLHINENKSQIFFGGISDVEKLHLSAELKLTEGLFPLKYLGVPMRPTKWKHEDCDIIIKKIKMRLHTWVSRHLSFAGRMQLIHSVLFGLRNYWMSIFVLPQSIIKEIERLCRGCLWGVNGNRCKIHMASWEKVCLPKVFGGLGLRNGQRWNHAILEKYIWAISEKMDLLWVKWINSIYLKGSDFWTYKLPPDTSWYWRKLSNLRDKFSREDVKAAGLTGKFYSSIIYNNSLCHQQVGYYKVVWCRLSLPKHRFLLWQVVNAQLLTFDNLLRLRVPIDSLLCPVCGDFEESHSHLFFECSLSKQVLDQVFGWMDCNTWPYEFDRWRTWISNRNNGFIFHLAIMILAATVYSIWRNRNSCIFDHFSKSASSIASEVKSLTHHRLISISKQKLSAQDQRILSRFVMIP, encoded by the coding sequence atgatcATTATTTGTTCTAGTGAGAAGGGTGAGGGTCTCCGCCAAGGGGATCCGATTTCACCTTTGTTATTTGTTCTAGTGATGGAGTATGATATCCAAAGCCTCCATTTAGCAGCTCAGAATTCAGCCTTCAGATATCATCCTATGTGTAAGAATCTCAAGCTCATTAGCTTATGTTTTGCAGATGACTTACTGATATTCTGTAAGGGGTCTCTGTCATCAGTTAAGGTCATTAAGAATGTGCTTGGGGAGTTTAGCTCTGTACCAGGTCTGCACATAAATGAGAACAAATCTCAGATTTTCTTTGGAGGAATTTCAGATGTTGAAAAATTGCATCTGTCTGCTGAATTGAAGCTGACAGAGGGATTGTTTCCTCTAAAATACCTTGGTGTCCCTATGAGACCTACCAAATGGAAGCATGAGGATTGTGATATCATTATTAAGAAAATCAAAATGAGATTACACACTTGGGTTAGTAGGCACCTGTCATTTGCTGGCAGAATGCAATTGATTCATTCGGTTTTGTTTGGGTTGAGGAACTATTGGATGAGCATTTTTGTTCTCCCTCAAAgcataataaaagaaattgagaGACTCTGTCGTGGTTGTCTTTGGGGAGTTAATGGGAATAGATGCAAGATTCATATGGCTTCATGGGAAAAAGTTTGTCTACCTAAGGTGTTTGGGGGGCTCGGCTTAAGAAATGGACAGAGGTGGAATCATGCTATTTTGGAAAAGTATATCTGGGCGATCTCAGAGAAGATGGACTTGCTGTGGGTGAAATGGATAAATTCCATTTATTTGAAAGGCTCTGATTTCTGGACCTATAAACTTCCTCCGGATACCAGTTGGTACTGGAGAAAATTATCCAATCTGAGAGACAAATTCAGTAGGGAAGATGTTAAGGCTGCTGGTTTAACTGGGAAGTTTTACTCTTCCATTATATATAACAACTCGCTGTGCCATCAGCAGGTTGGATACTACAAAGTAGTTTGGTGTAGATTATCTCTGCCTAAGCATAGATTTCTGTTATGGCAGGTAGTCAATGCTCAGCTACTTACATTTGATAACTTGCTTCGTTTAAGAGTGCCTATAGACTCCTTATTGTGCCCAGTTTGTGGTGATTTTGAAGAGAGTCATTCCCACTTGTTCTTTGAATGTTCACTGTCTAAACAGGTGTTGGATCAAGTTTTTGGTTGGATGGATTGCAATACTTGGCCTTATGAATTTGACAGATGGAGGACATGGATTTCAAACAGAAACAATGGCTTCATTTTTCATTTGGCTATCATGATATTAGCGGCTACTGTATATAGTATCTGGAGGAATCGTAACAGTTGTATTTTTGATCATTTCTCTAAGTCTGCTTCGAGTATAGCTTCGGAAGTTAAGTCTTTAACTCATCATAGGCTGATCAGTATTAGTAAGCAGAAGCTTTCTGCTCAAGATCAAAGGATATTATCTCGTTTTGTAATGATTCcctga